The Streptomyces spororaveus genome includes a region encoding these proteins:
- a CDS encoding prepilin peptidase: MGAVLIVLAAGYGATAGWLLPRAAYRLSVEPGEPWRDRCPRGHRVRGWLGPARCRVPAEAVVQGRGQGRGRGPAGRPPRSAAPHAYGRRAVPLAVLVGALCALLAAAVGVRPELAAYVGLAPVAVLLSLVDRAVHRLPDVLTLPLAAAVAAGLGTAALLPRAGGDWRLALLGGGALAGAYLLLHLINPAGMGFGDVKLALSLGVALGWYGWGVWAAGAFLGLLYGALYGLALLLRAPDKRNQGYAFGPFMAAGALSGVLLGGFGA; this comes from the coding sequence ATGGGTGCCGTCTTGATCGTGCTCGCCGCCGGCTACGGCGCCACCGCGGGATGGCTGCTGCCGCGTGCCGCCTACCGCCTCTCCGTCGAGCCGGGGGAGCCGTGGCGCGACCGCTGCCCGCGGGGTCACCGGGTGCGCGGCTGGCTGGGGCCTGCCCGCTGCCGCGTTCCCGCGGAGGCTGTCGTGCAGGGCCGGGGCCAGGGCCGGGGCCGGGGCCCGGCCGGTCGGCCCCCCAGGTCCGCGGCGCCGCACGCCTACGGGAGGCGCGCCGTCCCCCTCGCCGTCCTCGTCGGGGCGCTCTGCGCCCTGCTCGCGGCCGCCGTCGGGGTGCGGCCCGAGCTGGCCGCCTACGTGGGCCTCGCGCCGGTGGCCGTTCTGCTCTCGCTCGTGGACCGCGCCGTGCACCGGCTGCCGGACGTGCTGACCCTGCCGCTCGCCGCCGCGGTCGCCGCCGGGCTCGGTACGGCCGCCCTCCTGCCCCGCGCCGGAGGCGACTGGCGGCTGGCGCTGCTGGGCGGCGGCGCGCTCGCGGGGGCGTACCTGCTGCTCCATCTGATCAACCCGGCGGGCATGGGCTTCGGGGACGTCAAGCTGGCGCTCTCGCTGGGGGTCGCTCTTGGGTGGTACGGGTGGGGGGTATGGGCCGCGGGGGCCTTCCTCGGCCTGCTCTACGGGGCCCTGTACGGGCTGGCCCTGCTGCTCCGAGCCCCCGACAAGCGCAATCAGGGCTACGCGTTCGGCCCCTTCATGGCGGCCGGAGCACTCTCCGGAGTGCTGCTGGGTGGTTTCGGAGCGTAA
- a CDS encoding DUF192 domain-containing protein: MANWQDGPGTLHVGSHRIPLEVAASYRARTRGLLGRDGIDGAMLLTPAASVHTFRMRFAIDVAYLDRDLGVLAVVTMAPGRLGLPRLRSRHVLESAAGAMAGWGLRAGTVINVDVPGRLTRR, from the coding sequence ATGGCGAACTGGCAGGACGGCCCCGGCACACTGCACGTCGGCTCGCACCGCATCCCCCTGGAGGTCGCCGCGTCCTACCGGGCCCGCACCCGGGGCCTGCTCGGGCGGGACGGGATCGACGGCGCGATGCTGCTGACCCCCGCGGCGAGCGTGCACACCTTCCGGATGCGGTTCGCGATCGACGTGGCGTACCTCGACCGCGACCTCGGCGTGCTCGCCGTGGTCACCATGGCGCCGGGCCGGCTCGGGCTGCCCCGGCTGCGCTCCCGGCACGTCCTGGAGTCGGCGGCCGGAGCCATGGCGGGCTGGGGCCTGCGAGCCGGAACCGTCATCAACGTGGACGTACCCGGGCGTCTCACTCGCCGCTAG
- a CDS encoding SMI1/KNR4 family protein — protein sequence MTENARIKALEQIMPATHGADEDIDWPAVEAVWGTRFPADFIAFMGRFGAGSINGEASILLPLPKPGLQWDPAGMTEETENARQTWEAEGGRSAFDVDPESIIAWGVTGGSDILCWLTSDPDPDRWPVLVCGRHTADSFAVYPYGMAEFLYRLCSDEFDVSPVSITFWDGGHLSFVHWRKAQRRWQEGRNPETGEPDPYAGEFAD from the coding sequence ATGACGGAGAACGCGCGGATCAAGGCGCTGGAGCAGATCATGCCGGCGACGCACGGCGCCGACGAGGACATCGACTGGCCGGCGGTGGAGGCCGTCTGGGGGACCCGGTTCCCGGCCGACTTCATCGCGTTCATGGGCCGCTTCGGCGCGGGCTCCATCAACGGCGAGGCCAGCATCCTGCTCCCGCTGCCCAAGCCCGGACTCCAGTGGGACCCGGCCGGGATGACCGAGGAGACCGAGAACGCCCGCCAGACCTGGGAGGCGGAGGGCGGCCGCTCCGCCTTCGACGTGGACCCCGAGTCGATCATCGCCTGGGGCGTCACGGGCGGCTCGGACATCCTGTGCTGGCTCACCTCCGACCCCGACCCGGACCGGTGGCCGGTCCTGGTCTGCGGGCGGCACACCGCCGACTCGTTCGCGGTGTATCCGTACGGCATGGCCGAGTTCCTCTACCGGCTGTGCTCCGACGAGTTCGACGTGAGCCCCGTCAGCATCACCTTCTGGGACGGCGGCCACCTCAGCTTCGTGCACTGGCGCAAGGCCCAGCGGCGCTGGCAGGAGGGCCGCAACCCGGAGACGGGCGAGCCCGACCCGTACGCGGGCGAGTTCGCCGACTAG
- a CDS encoding ABC transporter substrate-binding protein: MRRRISGTAATTAVLGLLIPLAGCGGSGDSAGDSGTLHLVAAEYGDSPATSSKPYWEKMAADFTEANPGIKLDVKLLPWADIDREVSRMVKAGKAPDVALMGSYSDFAAQGKLYPADELLSVTAEANFLQPLADAGSVGNTLYGLPFVASSRLLFYNEALFAKAGIRDAPKTWADLKNDAKALKDKGVKYPYALPLGPEEAHAEALIWELSNGGGYADSSGNYNLASDQNIDTWDWVKREMVGPGLTGPTPPSQLNRADAYAAFLRGEVGMVNGYPSLAHEARARGIGVTTTSMPVSDNLGTGVPPPTVGVADWMMAFKQNGKRAEISKFLEFIYQDENLSAFADRYHLLPSTVTASRTPSGGGLDKNDTQFLNALRGAQLYPVNDPSWLSVSDTIKRNIGRAVEPTGSPKGVLEDIAQQASRAAKKH; the protein is encoded by the coding sequence GTGCGACGAAGAATTTCCGGCACGGCCGCCACCACGGCCGTGCTCGGTCTGCTGATACCTCTGGCCGGATGTGGTGGCTCCGGAGACAGCGCAGGTGACAGCGGTACGCTGCATCTGGTCGCCGCCGAATACGGCGACAGCCCCGCCACCAGTTCCAAGCCCTACTGGGAGAAGATGGCGGCCGATTTCACCGAGGCGAACCCGGGAATCAAGCTCGACGTCAAGCTCCTGCCGTGGGCCGACATCGACCGCGAGGTCTCCCGTATGGTCAAGGCCGGCAAGGCGCCGGACGTGGCGTTGATGGGGTCCTACTCGGACTTCGCGGCCCAGGGGAAGCTGTATCCCGCGGACGAACTTCTCTCGGTCACCGCCGAGGCGAATTTCCTCCAGCCGCTCGCCGATGCGGGCTCCGTCGGGAACACCCTCTACGGCCTGCCCTTCGTGGCCAGCAGCCGGCTCCTCTTCTACAACGAGGCGCTCTTCGCCAAGGCCGGAATCAGGGACGCCCCGAAGACCTGGGCCGACCTCAAGAACGACGCCAAGGCACTCAAGGACAAGGGCGTGAAGTACCCCTACGCCCTGCCGCTCGGCCCGGAGGAGGCGCACGCCGAGGCGCTGATCTGGGAACTGAGCAACGGCGGCGGCTACGCCGACAGCAGCGGCAACTACAACCTGGCCTCCGATCAGAACATCGACACCTGGGACTGGGTCAAGCGGGAGATGGTCGGCCCCGGGCTCACCGGTCCGACCCCGCCGTCCCAGCTGAACCGCGCCGACGCCTACGCCGCCTTCCTGCGCGGCGAGGTCGGCATGGTCAACGGCTATCCCTCGCTCGCCCACGAGGCGCGCGCCAGGGGCATCGGCGTGACGACGACGTCCATGCCCGTCTCGGACAACCTCGGCACCGGGGTGCCGCCGCCCACCGTCGGTGTCGCCGACTGGATGATGGCCTTCAAGCAGAACGGCAAGCGCGCGGAGATCTCCAAGTTCCTGGAGTTCATCTACCAGGACGAGAACCTGTCGGCCTTCGCCGACCGCTACCACCTGCTGCCGTCCACCGTCACGGCCTCGCGCACCCCGTCCGGGGGCGGCCTGGACAAGAACGACACGCAGTTCCTCAACGCGCTGCGCGGCGCACAGCTCTACCCGGTCAACGACCCGTCCTGGCTGTCGGTCAGCGACACCATCAAGCGCAACATCGGACGGGCCGTGGAACCGACCGGCAGCCCGAAGGGCGTGCTGGAGGACATCGCCCAACAGGCCTCCCGGGCCGCGAAGAAGCACTGA
- a CDS encoding nuclear transport factor 2 family protein gives MAIAPARLSDPVVGALVAAVNAHDKDAFLAVLTADATMSDDGSDRDLHDWIDREIFDSGGHMDVQSESDGGRTLLVTYRNDTWGEMRTTWRFVIAPGGGRISRFETGQA, from the coding sequence GTGGCCATCGCCCCCGCCAGACTGTCCGACCCGGTGGTCGGCGCCCTCGTCGCCGCCGTCAACGCGCACGACAAGGACGCCTTCCTCGCGGTCCTCACCGCCGACGCGACCATGTCCGACGACGGCTCCGACCGCGATCTGCACGACTGGATCGACCGGGAGATCTTCGATTCGGGCGGCCACATGGACGTCCAGTCCGAGTCCGACGGCGGCCGCACCCTGCTCGTCACCTACCGCAACGACACCTGGGGCGAGATGCGCACCACCTGGCGCTTCGTCATCGCCCCCGGTGGCGGCCGGATCAGCCGCTTCGAGACCGGTCAGGCCTGA
- a CDS encoding polysaccharide deacetylase family protein, giving the protein MSFLARTDRKGLRAGAVVVASAAAVAATVWGVAALVGPGGTAASQQNMARPGATDGSGRGDDGRPGRQLQGIPESIAHASESGGNTVNITIDDGPDPRWTPKVLDVLRRHDVKATFCMVGPQAKAHPDLVKKVVAAGHRLCDHTMNHDTAMDKKPVAYQEAQILEAKKLIEEAAGGGAKVEYYRAPGGAFTPDSRRIAAAHGMRPLGWNVDTKDFDKPGTAAIVNAVKRGIGNGPTVLFHDGGGNRAQTVDALDQVLTWLKEQGRPTGFPVRTAPDAPGAAGSPDAAGASGAP; this is encoded by the coding sequence ATGAGTTTCCTGGCGCGTACGGACAGGAAGGGCCTCCGGGCCGGTGCGGTCGTCGTGGCCTCGGCCGCCGCCGTGGCGGCGACCGTGTGGGGCGTGGCGGCCCTGGTCGGACCGGGCGGAACAGCCGCCTCCCAGCAGAACATGGCCCGGCCGGGCGCCACCGACGGCTCCGGTCGCGGCGACGACGGCCGGCCCGGCCGGCAGCTCCAGGGGATACCCGAGTCCATAGCCCACGCGTCCGAGAGCGGCGGCAACACCGTCAACATCACCATCGACGACGGCCCCGACCCCCGCTGGACCCCCAAGGTGCTGGACGTACTCCGGCGGCACGACGTCAAGGCGACCTTCTGCATGGTCGGGCCGCAGGCCAAGGCCCACCCCGACCTGGTGAAGAAGGTGGTCGCGGCCGGACACCGGCTCTGCGACCACACCATGAACCACGACACGGCCATGGACAAGAAGCCGGTCGCCTACCAGGAAGCGCAGATCCTGGAGGCGAAGAAGCTGATCGAGGAAGCCGCGGGCGGCGGCGCGAAGGTCGAGTACTACCGGGCCCCCGGCGGCGCGTTCACCCCTGACAGCCGGCGCATCGCCGCCGCGCACGGTATGCGCCCGCTCGGCTGGAACGTCGACACCAAGGACTTCGACAAGCCGGGCACGGCCGCCATCGTGAACGCCGTCAAGCGCGGGATCGGCAACGGCCCGACGGTGCTCTTCCACGACGGCGGCGGCAACCGCGCCCAGACCGTCGACGCCCTCGACCAGGTGCTGACCTGGCTGAAGGAGCAGGGCCGGCCCACCGGCTTCCCCGTCCGCACCGCCCCGGACGCCCCCGGCGCCGCAGGGTCCCCCGACGCCGCGGGCGCCTCCGGAGCGCCCTGA
- a CDS encoding MDR family MFS transporter, with protein sequence MVDTVKPAGTSGEVKPRSVRVVLMALMIAMLLAMLDNMIIGTAMPTIVGELGGLEHLSWVVTAYTLATAASTPIWGKIGDMYGRKGSFLTSIVIFLIGSALSGMAQDMIQLIGFRAVQGLGAGGLMVGVMAIIGDLIPPRERGKYQGMMAGVMALAMIGGPLVGGTITDHMGWRWSFYINLPLGAVALAMVSAVLHLPKKRAQGKIDYLGAALLTVAITSTVLVTTWGGNEYAWGSVEILGLIAVGVLSTAAFLYAETKAAEPVMPLHIFRSRNFTLMSVIGFLVGFAMFGGVLYLPLFQQSVQGASATNSGLLLLPMLLSMMVVSLIAGRVTTSSGKYKMFPIAGGALMVVGMFLLATMDTGTTRLVSGLYMAVLGAGLGFLMQITMLVAQNSVEMKDMGVASSSATLFRTLGGSFGVALMGSLFTARVTDTMSERLGPEAAQASGSAQLDAASLAKLPEAVRDAYQHAVAAGTHSAFLLGAAIAVLGFAAAWFVKEVPLRGAGPAAPAGTADGGKAAPAAQESLAH encoded by the coding sequence ATGGTGGACACAGTCAAGCCCGCGGGGACCTCGGGGGAGGTGAAGCCGCGCAGCGTACGGGTCGTCCTCATGGCCCTCATGATCGCGATGCTGCTGGCGATGCTCGACAACATGATCATCGGCACCGCGATGCCGACGATCGTCGGCGAGCTCGGCGGCCTGGAGCACCTCTCGTGGGTGGTCACCGCGTACACGCTGGCCACCGCGGCCTCCACCCCCATCTGGGGCAAGATCGGCGACATGTATGGGCGGAAGGGCTCCTTCCTCACCTCGATCGTCATCTTCCTCATCGGCTCCGCCCTCAGCGGCATGGCCCAGGACATGATCCAGCTGATCGGCTTCCGTGCGGTCCAGGGCCTCGGCGCCGGCGGTCTGATGGTCGGCGTCATGGCGATCATCGGCGACCTGATCCCGCCCCGTGAGCGCGGCAAGTACCAGGGCATGATGGCCGGGGTGATGGCCCTCGCCATGATCGGCGGCCCGCTGGTCGGCGGCACCATCACCGACCACATGGGCTGGCGCTGGTCCTTCTACATCAACCTGCCGCTCGGCGCGGTCGCGCTGGCCATGGTCAGCGCCGTGCTGCACCTGCCCAAGAAGCGGGCACAGGGCAAGATCGACTACCTCGGCGCCGCGCTGCTGACCGTCGCCATCACCTCCACCGTCCTCGTGACGACCTGGGGCGGCAACGAGTACGCGTGGGGCTCCGTCGAGATCCTCGGACTCATCGCCGTCGGCGTCCTGTCGACCGCCGCGTTCCTCTACGCGGAGACCAAGGCCGCCGAGCCGGTCATGCCGCTGCACATCTTCCGCAGCCGCAACTTCACCCTCATGTCGGTGATCGGGTTCCTCGTCGGCTTCGCGATGTTCGGCGGCGTGCTCTACCTCCCGCTGTTCCAGCAGTCGGTGCAGGGCGCCTCCGCGACCAACTCGGGCCTGCTGCTCCTGCCCATGCTGCTCTCGATGATGGTCGTCTCGCTGATCGCGGGCCGCGTCACCACCAGCAGCGGCAAGTACAAGATGTTCCCGATCGCCGGTGGCGCGCTCATGGTCGTCGGGATGTTCCTGCTCGCGACCATGGACACCGGCACCACCCGTCTCGTGTCGGGCCTCTACATGGCCGTCCTGGGCGCCGGTCTCGGCTTCCTGATGCAGATCACCATGCTGGTCGCGCAGAACAGCGTCGAGATGAAGGACATGGGCGTCGCCTCCTCCTCGGCGACCCTCTTCCGTACGCTCGGCGGCTCCTTCGGCGTGGCCCTGATGGGCTCCCTCTTCACCGCCCGGGTCACGGACACCATGTCCGAGCGCCTGGGTCCGGAGGCCGCCCAGGCCTCGGGCTCGGCCCAGCTGGACGCCGCGAGCCTGGCCAAGCTGCCCGAAGCGGTACGCGACGCCTACCAGCACGCGGTGGCCGCCGGCACGCACTCCGCGTTCCTGCTCGGCGCGGCCATCGCCGTACTGGGCTTCGCGGCGGCCTGGTTCGTCAAGGAGGTCCCGCTGCGCGGCGCGGGCCCGGCCGCCCCGGCCGGTACCGCGGACGGCGGCAAGGCGGCCCCGGCCGCCCAGGAGTCGCTCGCGCACTGA
- a CDS encoding TetR/AcrR family transcriptional regulator, producing MSSSSPQRRRGDTRQRIQDVALELFAEQGYEKTSLREIAERLEVTKAALYYHFKTKEDIIISIFEDLTRPIDELITWAEGEPRTLETKREVLRRYSEAMAGGAVLYRFMQENQATMRELSIGETVKKRLFTLVELLRTKDGPLTDQVRCVSALFTLHAGMMFLQHVEGNPEETRLAALEVATDLITQAHEGHS from the coding sequence ATGTCCAGCAGCAGTCCGCAGCGACGCCGTGGCGACACGCGCCAGCGCATCCAGGACGTCGCACTGGAGCTCTTCGCCGAGCAGGGGTACGAGAAGACGTCGCTGCGCGAGATCGCGGAGCGGCTGGAGGTCACGAAGGCGGCGCTGTACTACCACTTCAAGACCAAGGAAGACATCATCATCAGCATCTTCGAGGACCTGACGCGGCCCATCGACGAGCTGATCACATGGGCGGAAGGCGAGCCCCGCACCCTGGAGACCAAGCGCGAGGTGCTGCGCCGCTACAGCGAGGCGATGGCGGGGGGCGCCGTGCTGTACCGCTTCATGCAGGAGAACCAGGCGACGATGCGCGAGCTCAGCATCGGCGAGACGGTGAAGAAGCGGCTGTTCACCCTGGTCGAACTGCTCCGCACGAAGGACGGGCCGCTGACGGACCAGGTCCGCTGCGTCAGCGCGCTGTTCACGCTGCACGCCGGGATGATGTTCCTCCAGCACGTCGAGGGCAACCCGGAGGAGACCCGCCTGGCCGCTCTGGAGGTCGCCACGGACCTCATCACCCAGGCCCACGAGGGGCACTCCTGA
- a CDS encoding nuclear transport factor 2 family protein, translating into MTRPPLPPFTEESARAKVQAAEDAWNSRDPERVALAYTEDSVWRNRDRFLTGRAEIREFLAGKWERELDYRLRKELWAFTGNRISVRFEYEWHDAAGQWYRSHGNEQWEFDDDGLMRRREASINDVAIAAEERRLG; encoded by the coding sequence GTGACACGTCCACCCCTGCCCCCTTTCACCGAAGAGTCCGCCCGCGCCAAGGTCCAGGCCGCCGAGGACGCCTGGAACAGTCGCGACCCCGAGCGCGTCGCCCTCGCGTACACGGAGGACTCGGTCTGGCGGAACCGCGACCGCTTCCTCACCGGCCGCGCCGAGATCCGTGAGTTCCTCGCCGGCAAGTGGGAGCGCGAGCTCGACTACCGGCTCCGCAAGGAGCTGTGGGCCTTCACCGGCAACCGCATCTCCGTCCGCTTCGAGTACGAGTGGCACGACGCCGCGGGCCAGTGGTACCGCAGTCACGGCAACGAGCAGTGGGAGTTCGACGACGACGGCCTGATGCGGCGTCGCGAGGCCAGCATCAACGACGTGGCGATCGCCGCCGAGGAGCGCCGGCTCGGCTGA
- a CDS encoding TetR/AcrR family transcriptional regulator yields the protein MDDEEARTRLLDAAEELFYRHGIQAVGMDRIRTASGVPLKRLYRLFPAKESLVTAYLERRDRQWLTSLRTAALAPAEPRARVLAVFDWLAGWFAEPDFRGCAFLNAYGELGAAAPEIVRVHKAELHALLADLTSDPALADRLLILTEGATTVAALAPGPEPARRAREIAELLLPTG from the coding sequence ATGGACGACGAAGAGGCACGGACCCGACTGCTGGACGCGGCGGAGGAGCTGTTCTACCGGCACGGCATCCAGGCCGTCGGCATGGACCGCATCCGCACCGCCTCCGGAGTCCCCCTCAAGCGCCTGTACCGCCTCTTCCCCGCGAAGGAATCCCTCGTCACGGCCTACCTGGAACGCCGCGACCGGCAGTGGCTGACCTCCCTGCGCACCGCGGCCCTCGCCCCGGCGGAGCCGCGGGCACGGGTACTCGCGGTCTTCGACTGGCTGGCCGGCTGGTTCGCCGAGCCCGACTTCCGGGGCTGCGCGTTCCTCAACGCGTACGGGGAGCTGGGCGCCGCGGCCCCGGAGATCGTCCGGGTCCACAAGGCGGAACTCCACGCCCTGCTGGCCGACCTGACCTCCGACCCCGCCCTGGCCGACCGCCTCCTGATCCTGACCGAGGGGGCGACGACGGTGGCCGCCCTCGCTCCCGGCCCGGAGCCGGCCCGCCGCGCCCGCGAGATCGCGGAGCTCCTCCTGCCGACAGGGTGA
- a CDS encoding carboxymuconolactone decarboxylase family protein has protein sequence MEARLNLFGNAVATKFGRYINSAGKAITDSTLPHATQELVKLRASQINGCGFCTDMHFKDASHAGEDPVRLNLVAAWREAKVFTDAERAALELTEQGTRIADAAGGVTDEAWAEAAKHYDEDQLAALVSLIALINAYNRLNVLVQQPAGDYQPGQFG, from the coding sequence ATGGAAGCGCGTCTCAACCTCTTCGGCAACGCGGTCGCGACCAAGTTCGGCCGGTACATCAACTCCGCGGGCAAGGCCATCACCGACTCGACCCTGCCGCACGCCACACAGGAGCTGGTGAAGCTCCGGGCCAGCCAGATCAACGGCTGCGGATTCTGCACCGACATGCACTTCAAGGACGCCTCCCACGCCGGGGAGGACCCGGTGCGGCTCAACCTGGTCGCGGCCTGGCGCGAGGCGAAGGTGTTCACCGACGCCGAACGCGCGGCCCTGGAGCTGACCGAGCAGGGCACCCGCATCGCCGACGCGGCCGGTGGCGTCACGGACGAGGCCTGGGCCGAGGCCGCCAAGCACTACGACGAGGACCAGCTGGCCGCCCTGGTGTCGCTCATCGCCCTGATCAACGCCTACAACCGCCTGAACGTGCTCGTCCAGCAGCCGGCGGGCGACTACCAGCCGGGCCAGTTCGGCTGA
- a CDS encoding OmpA family protein has product MAAATAVAGLVIAGAHLIGASAAHADDVKPSVPPGTEPSAAAPVPIDSNAPGLKIPQGGTLAPIKVLDIAEVVEDLGGEQRRQETNQTVMMALQSEVLFPEDSAVFTAQASARIQAIAQEINQQKATRIRVFGFTDDQGSYEHGKELSKKRADAVQAELAKTVTNPSVVFDVRGYSEDYPIADNGTEEGRKKNRRVEITFPRGAG; this is encoded by the coding sequence ATGGCCGCGGCGACCGCTGTGGCCGGCCTTGTCATCGCCGGTGCCCACCTCATCGGTGCCAGCGCCGCCCACGCCGACGACGTCAAGCCGTCCGTACCCCCCGGCACCGAGCCCTCCGCCGCCGCGCCCGTGCCCATCGACTCCAACGCTCCCGGGCTGAAGATCCCGCAGGGTGGGACCCTCGCTCCGATCAAGGTGCTGGACATCGCCGAGGTCGTCGAGGACCTCGGTGGGGAGCAGCGGCGGCAGGAGACCAATCAGACCGTCATGATGGCGCTCCAGTCTGAGGTGTTGTTCCCCGAGGACAGCGCGGTCTTCACCGCGCAGGCCTCCGCCCGGATCCAGGCCATCGCGCAGGAGATCAACCAGCAGAAGGCCACCCGCATCCGCGTCTTCGGCTTCACCGACGACCAGGGGAGCTACGAGCACGGCAAGGAGCTCTCCAAGAAGCGGGCCGATGCCGTGCAGGCCGAGCTGGCCAAGACCGTCACCAACCCGAGCGTCGTCTTCGACGTGCGCGGCTACAGCGAGGACTACCCGATCGCCGACAACGGCACCGAGGAAGGCCGCAAGAAGAACCGCCGCGTCGAGATCACCTTCCCGCGCGGCGCGGGCTAG
- a CDS encoding pilus assembly protein TadG-related protein, with translation MTSGRQGDRGQAFPIYIVVIAGLLFAALAFFVVGRAAITRSDAQGAADAAALAAGREARDAVLLDIDLAALKPADWERIVDGKRFGGGLPCAAADTFAAKNDSKVTQCGSAPPRFTVSVETNAAVGDSVIPGTGAQHGTATATALVQAKCFLSATSTPSPTPTVPDEGSSPAPTPSPSTVEFTCGGELVKLDPLKPGSLSALTRRLFSVRLVG, from the coding sequence ATGACCTCAGGTCGCCAGGGCGACCGAGGGCAGGCATTTCCCATCTACATCGTGGTGATTGCGGGCCTTCTCTTTGCGGCGCTCGCGTTCTTTGTCGTCGGTCGAGCGGCAATCACTCGAAGTGACGCTCAGGGTGCGGCGGATGCGGCAGCACTGGCAGCTGGGCGGGAAGCCAGAGACGCTGTACTGCTCGACATCGATCTCGCCGCGTTGAAGCCTGCCGACTGGGAGAGGATCGTTGATGGGAAACGCTTCGGAGGCGGCCTACCCTGCGCGGCTGCAGACACGTTCGCGGCGAAGAATGACAGCAAGGTGACGCAGTGTGGTTCCGCGCCTCCGCGATTTACCGTATCTGTGGAGACGAACGCGGCCGTCGGCGATTCAGTGATCCCCGGGACGGGCGCTCAGCATGGAACGGCTACAGCCACCGCCTTGGTGCAGGCGAAGTGTTTCCTAAGTGCCACGTCCACGCCGAGCCCCACCCCCACCGTGCCGGATGAGGGCAGCTCGCCGGCGCCCACGCCGTCCCCATCGACGGTGGAATTCACCTGCGGTGGTGAACTGGTCAAGCTCGATCCGCTGAAGCCGGGCTCTCTGAGTGCATTGACCCGACGGCTGTTCAGCGTGCGACTCGTCGGCTGA
- a CDS encoding response regulator, producing the protein MTRLSVLIADGNPVIRAGLAAILCTAEDLDVTAQAADGREALSLTRRHAPDVILLDVRMPGVDGISALPHLVQLAPVLMLTYSREAEIICEALLLGAGGYLVHGEFTADDLLRAVRDAPLGRPHFTPTAASALLSELRASSHPQRVVAQSSERMHNSVVFGLSSREVEIMDLIASGMSNQQIAAACFISEKTVKNHINRIFAKLQSATRSEAIARWLGTARPGVTGHG; encoded by the coding sequence ATGACGCGACTGAGCGTCCTCATCGCGGACGGCAACCCGGTCATCAGGGCGGGCCTCGCGGCCATCCTGTGCACGGCCGAGGACCTCGACGTCACCGCCCAGGCGGCGGACGGCCGCGAAGCCCTGAGCCTGACCCGTCGGCATGCCCCGGACGTGATTCTGCTGGACGTCCGGATGCCGGGCGTGGACGGGATCTCGGCGCTGCCGCACCTGGTACAGCTGGCTCCGGTGCTGATGCTGACGTACAGCAGGGAAGCCGAAATCATCTGCGAGGCCCTGCTGCTGGGCGCCGGCGGGTACCTGGTGCACGGCGAGTTCACGGCGGACGACCTGCTCCGGGCCGTAAGGGATGCCCCGCTGGGCCGCCCCCACTTCACCCCGACGGCGGCGAGCGCCCTGCTATCCGAACTCCGGGCCTCTTCGCATCCGCAACGAGTTGTGGCACAGTCTTCTGAGCGGATGCACAACTCTGTTGTCTTCGGGCTGAGTTCCCGGGAGGTGGAGATTATGGATCTGATCGCGTCCGGGATGAGCAATCAGCAGATCGCAGCCGCCTGCTTCATCAGCGAGAAGACGGTCAAGAACCACATCAACCGCATCTTCGCGAAGCTCCAGAGCGCCACGCGCAGCGAGGCGATAGCCCGCTGGCTGGGAACCGCCCGTCCAGGAGTGACCGGTCATGGGTAG